Genomic DNA from Funiculus sociatus GB2-C1:
ACCCAAGCCACGAGTTGAAGGCACAGACGGACTTTGAGCGGTAGTAATCGGGGGAGCGGTTCGGTTACGGTTTTGTTGAATAAAATTTCTGGCAACTGTAGCACTGGTAGCGAACCCAATCCCCGTATTGCCTCCGCCACCGGGACTGAGAATGGCTTTGTTGACACCGATGAGTTCGCCCCGTGAGTTAAGCAAAGGTCCTCCGGAATTGCCCGGATTAAGTGCTGCATCCGTTTGTAAGTCGCCATTGCGACCAACACGGCTTAAGATACCTGTTGTCAACGTTCCCGACAATCCAAAGGGGCTGCCAATAGCAAAGACGCGCTGACCGACTTGAATGCTTGCGGGATTGGACAGCTTGACACTGGGGAAGCGATCGCTCGTATTCAATCTTACTAGCGCTAAGTCATTCGGTCGGTCAGTAGCAATTACTTGCCCGGTATAGCGCTTGCCTGTAGTGGTACTGACGCTCACCACACCACCTCTGGCGCTGCGAATAACGTGATCGTTAGTTAAAACCAGCCCTTCTGGACTAACAATAGTGCCAGAACCGGAACCTCTCCCGGTACTGATAGTGACTACCGCCGGACTGACAGTGCGATAAACATCAATGCTAGTTTGTTCTTCACCTTGAGCTTGGGCAAGAATCGTGGGAACGGGAACACTGCTCACGGCAGGCGTATTGAGCAAACAAAGGGAAGCAGCACACAACAACCAGCGCTCAGGTTTCATGACACTCAAAGGTAAGTAGCCGAATTTAAGAGGGATGACTCCATAAGATTGATGACG
This window encodes:
- a CDS encoding S1C family serine protease, translated to MKPERWLLCAASLCLLNTPAVSSVPVPTILAQAQGEEQTSIDVYRTVSPAVVTISTGRGSGSGTIVSPEGLVLTNDHVIRSARGGVVSVSTTTGKRYTGQVIATDRPNDLALVRLNTSDRFPSVKLSNPASIQVGQRVFAIGSPFGLSGTLTTGILSRVGRNGDLQTDAALNPGNSGGPLLNSRGELIGVNKAILSPGGGGNTGIGFATSATVARNFIQQNRNRTAPPITTAQSPSVPSTRGLGVTVDTGTLVVLGVQPGSPAANIGIRPGDRIIAINGRRLRGVQDLQTFLARRPASAILTVGRNRRLADVRVNF